A genome region from Alicyclobacillus acidocaldarius subsp. acidocaldarius DSM 446 includes the following:
- a CDS encoding metalloregulator ArsR/SmtB family transcription factor, with amino-acid sequence MALADVFRAIADAHRRDLIQKMGAAGSELPLHVLMQGMDIGRTAVSKHLAVLKQAGIVSERRRGRETLYRLNAAPLKQVYDWVSFYESFWRAQVLSLQGFLRKEGYAMKTLQLEFHLDAPVEAVWRALTESELLTQWMFFKENTFRPIVGHRFYFKMQGTDGWNGVVEGEVLAVEAPHRLVYTWESLGEKNEIEWKLEETAEGTTRLLLEQRNIQAEQAYQGARMGWEAMVRGLEGVAKALA; translated from the coding sequence ATGGCCTTGGCGGACGTGTTTCGAGCCATCGCGGATGCGCATCGCCGGGACTTGATCCAGAAAATGGGCGCCGCCGGATCCGAGTTGCCACTCCACGTCCTGATGCAAGGAATGGACATCGGAAGAACGGCGGTGTCCAAGCACCTGGCGGTCTTGAAACAGGCTGGAATCGTCTCGGAGCGCCGACGCGGCCGCGAGACGTTGTACCGCCTGAACGCCGCGCCCCTCAAGCAGGTGTATGACTGGGTGTCGTTTTATGAATCGTTCTGGCGTGCGCAGGTCCTGAGCCTGCAAGGTTTTCTCAGAAAGGAAGGGTATGCGATGAAGACGCTGCAGTTGGAGTTTCATCTCGATGCCCCGGTGGAGGCCGTGTGGCGAGCCCTCACGGAATCCGAGCTTTTGACCCAGTGGATGTTTTTCAAAGAGAACACGTTCCGCCCGATTGTGGGGCATCGGTTCTACTTCAAGATGCAGGGGACCGACGGATGGAACGGAGTCGTCGAAGGAGAGGTTCTCGCAGTGGAAGCGCCACACCGGCTCGTGTACACGTGGGAGAGCCTCGGAGAGAAAAACGAGATCGAGTGGAAGCTGGAAGAAACGGCCGAAGGTACGACGCGGCTCCTGCTCGAACAGCGCAACATTCAGGCCGAACAGGCGTACCAAGGCGCTCGCATGGGCTGGGAAGCGATGGTCCGCGGCCTGGAGGGCGTGGCCAAGGCGCTCGCGTGA
- a CDS encoding tyrosine-type recombinase/integrase: MPRGQFKARVRADATRQPVPIDSPTSRKEQIRMSWLAAVDWFLANARRAGHKPGSIETRRQRIQAFADWCAVRNLPPGYVTPDDIQNFVDHCLNINLSVFTINGRLRVLKTFYSEGVAEGIFLSNPADGVRRLREPTNAVLPVSEDHVQKLLAVFDKRQWVEFRDLAITVLVLDTGLRIREALLAKVEDLDLREGALWVPPVHAKGGKGRTVYFGQATRELLSEWLRKRGVGSDLLFPSVYLDVSGAYHPLSRHAYWKRLAQYAERAGVPHIHPHQLRHTFAIQFLVRSGGDLVTLARQMGHSSTRTTERYLAVAETKAQKILTQQHSPIDHLGGAPGKRRPSVRRRIEE; the protein is encoded by the coding sequence ATGCCGCGGGGTCAATTCAAAGCCCGCGTCCGCGCCGACGCCACGCGGCAACCTGTGCCCATTGACTCGCCCACCAGCCGCAAGGAGCAGATTCGCATGTCCTGGCTCGCCGCTGTGGACTGGTTCCTTGCCAATGCCCGCCGCGCAGGACACAAGCCAGGCAGCATCGAGACACGCAGACAGAGGATCCAGGCCTTTGCCGACTGGTGCGCGGTCCGCAACCTCCCGCCCGGGTATGTGACCCCGGATGACATCCAGAATTTCGTCGACCATTGCCTGAATATCAACCTGTCTGTGTTCACCATCAATGGGCGCCTCCGGGTCCTGAAGACTTTCTATTCGGAAGGCGTCGCCGAGGGGATCTTCCTCTCCAATCCGGCGGATGGCGTCCGGCGATTGCGCGAGCCCACCAATGCGGTGCTCCCAGTCTCCGAGGACCACGTGCAGAAGCTGCTCGCGGTCTTCGACAAGCGCCAGTGGGTCGAATTCCGGGACCTCGCGATCACGGTCCTTGTGCTCGACACAGGCCTCCGCATCCGGGAAGCGCTCCTTGCGAAAGTGGAAGATCTCGACCTGCGAGAGGGCGCGCTTTGGGTCCCGCCAGTGCACGCCAAGGGCGGCAAGGGGAGGACTGTGTACTTTGGACAAGCCACGCGGGAGCTGTTGTCCGAGTGGCTCCGCAAGCGCGGCGTCGGATCGGATCTCCTGTTCCCCTCGGTATATCTTGACGTCTCGGGCGCATACCATCCGCTCTCCCGGCACGCGTACTGGAAGCGGCTCGCCCAATACGCCGAGCGGGCGGGTGTGCCACACATCCACCCGCACCAGCTCCGGCACACCTTCGCCATCCAGTTCCTTGTGCGCTCGGGCGGAGACCTGGTGACATTGGCAAGGCAGATGGGCCACTCCAGCACTCGCACGACCGAACGGTATTTGGCTGTGGCGGAGACGAAGGCGCAGAAGATCCTGACCCAGCAGCACAGCCCAATCGACCATCTCGGTGGCGCGCCCGGCAAGCGGCGCCCGTCGGTGCGGAGGCGGATCGAGGAATGA
- a CDS encoding tyrosine-type recombinase/integrase, translating into MILLRQFFEEFADYQLQYNTRPYARAVCRQIAEFISGCEANGAMCIEHVRPEHIAQFLARIDKDAHPAAWRHRYYAVQVFFSFAVFTGRIPSEQNPFGRTPDPVALTNKRLLSQSEFLRLLAAMPNTHLGVQDQLCAWLLWFGRRLRELSDLRTQDVPQFPEPARQLALGMLAHRRHVHTAVLFLDTLGRPRHIHGQKFNRRLQKYAQVAEIPEPERVTAKLLRQSGAYHQFCAPRRDTQ; encoded by the coding sequence ATGATCTTGCTCCGGCAGTTCTTCGAGGAATTTGCAGACTACCAGCTCCAATACAACACGCGCCCATACGCCCGGGCGGTGTGTCGGCAGATCGCGGAGTTTATTTCGGGATGCGAAGCGAATGGCGCGATGTGCATCGAGCACGTGCGCCCCGAACACATTGCACAGTTCCTTGCCCGGATCGACAAGGACGCGCACCCGGCAGCCTGGCGGCACCGATACTATGCGGTGCAGGTCTTCTTCAGTTTCGCCGTGTTCACGGGGCGCATTCCCTCGGAGCAGAACCCGTTCGGCCGCACACCCGATCCGGTCGCGCTGACCAACAAGCGCCTCTTGTCCCAGAGCGAATTTCTGCGCCTCCTTGCCGCCATGCCGAACACACATCTTGGCGTGCAGGACCAGCTCTGTGCCTGGCTCCTGTGGTTCGGTCGGCGCCTGCGAGAGTTGTCCGACCTTCGCACCCAAGACGTCCCGCAGTTCCCGGAACCCGCGCGGCAGCTCGCGCTCGGCATGCTCGCCCACAGGCGGCATGTGCACACCGCCGTCCTGTTCCTCGATACTCTCGGACGGCCGCGCCACATCCACGGACAGAAATTCAATCGACGCTTGCAGAAATACGCACAAGTCGCCGAGATTCCCGAACCCGAGCGAGTGACGGCGAAACTCTTGCGCCAGTCTGGCGCGTACCACCAATTCTGCGCCCCGAGGAGGGACACACAATGA
- a CDS encoding replication-relaxation family protein — protein MAEHELLPDPQDPDSIPSLEGVPLPPPSSPGKEPPTPASRSRRKHAAVSSWRDHHQAYLDAFARYGVLSRDMLAAITGHSPLTIRTALHEMARAGQVEYHRLRGEFLYYPTPEGLALSQYSSVARSKKEAFGLAAHDLVVNTLVCNSIVASFPPKFGFVRWLGPREAREELCQMYGFEETDRSRQLQYTPDAYLEFYAEDDQGRRGNYPVVLEVDLGTETTARVLRKFEAGVRALALRRDGAEHNLLWMFVCPSSRFSRVVDAMHERLLALRNDIPARQFPRVLVSYIPEEAWRLCSVPRRATDLATGESATWTGRPCEAVDLEDFVGVSIARNPITKSRVVRTQIPKLLESLRES, from the coding sequence ATGGCAGAACACGAACTGCTTCCCGATCCGCAGGATCCCGATTCCATCCCGTCCCTGGAGGGTGTGCCCTTGCCGCCCCCATCGTCGCCCGGCAAGGAGCCGCCGACGCCTGCTTCCCGTTCGCGGCGGAAGCATGCGGCTGTGTCGAGCTGGCGGGACCACCACCAGGCGTATCTCGACGCCTTCGCCCGGTACGGTGTGCTCTCCCGCGACATGCTCGCTGCGATCACTGGACACTCGCCATTGACCATCCGGACCGCCTTGCACGAAATGGCCCGCGCTGGGCAGGTGGAATACCACAGATTGCGCGGCGAATTTCTGTACTACCCGACACCTGAAGGGCTCGCACTGTCCCAATACTCAAGTGTCGCCCGGAGCAAGAAGGAGGCTTTCGGTCTCGCGGCACACGACCTCGTGGTGAATACCCTCGTGTGCAATTCGATTGTCGCGTCCTTCCCGCCCAAGTTTGGGTTCGTTCGCTGGCTCGGTCCCCGCGAGGCCCGGGAGGAGCTGTGCCAGATGTATGGATTCGAGGAGACGGACCGATCTCGGCAATTGCAATACACCCCGGACGCATATCTCGAATTCTATGCGGAGGACGACCAGGGGCGCCGGGGGAACTACCCGGTCGTGCTGGAGGTGGACCTCGGCACGGAGACGACCGCGAGGGTTCTCCGCAAATTCGAGGCGGGTGTGCGGGCGCTTGCCCTCCGGCGCGATGGCGCGGAGCACAATCTGCTCTGGATGTTTGTCTGCCCGTCTTCGCGATTCTCTCGGGTCGTTGACGCGATGCACGAGCGGCTCCTCGCCCTGCGGAACGACATCCCCGCCCGGCAGTTTCCGCGCGTGCTTGTGTCGTATATCCCGGAGGAGGCCTGGCGGCTGTGCTCAGTACCCAGGCGAGCGACAGATCTTGCGACAGGCGAGAGCGCAACCTGGACGGGGCGCCCGTGCGAGGCGGTGGATCTGGAGGATTTCGTCGGTGTGTCGATTGCGCGGAACCCGATCACGAAGAGCCGAGTGGTGCGGACCCAGATCCCGAAGCTACTCGAATCCCTGCGAGAGAGCTGA